The genome window AGAGATTGATGGCAAGAAATTCTGTGGAAATGCCCAAGCTTACATCAATGGTCGGATCATGCACCATGGTTGCCTTCTTTTTGACGTTGATTTGTCAGTCCTTGCCAACGCTCTCAAGGTATCAAAAGACAAGTTTGAGTCTAAAGGGGTTAAATCGGTTCGTGCTCGTGTCACTAATATCATCGATGAATTGCCAGAAAAAATCACGGTTGAAGAGTTCCGTGACTTGCTTTTGGACTACATGAAGAAAGAATACCCTGAGATGACAGAATATGTCTTCTCGGATGAAGAATTGGCTGAAATCAATCGTATCAAGGAAACCAAGTTCGGTACCTGGGATTGGAACTATGGAAAGTCTCCTGAATACAATGTCCGTCGTGGCACCAAATTCCCAAGCGGTAAGGTTGAAATCTTCGCGAACGTCATTGAATCAAAAATTCAAGATATCAAGATTTACGGTGACTTCTTTGGTATCGAAGATGTTGCAGCAGTAGAAGACGTTCTTCGTGGTGTCAAATACGAACGTGAAGACGTCCTCAAAGCCCTTCAAACCATTAACCTAGGTCGTTACTTCGCAGGTATCACTGCAGAAGAAATTGCTGAAGCAGTGGTGGAATAAAGTTAAAGATATCCATTTAACATGGATATCTTTTATCTTAAACTTGATATTCGAAAACTATGAGTGTACAATATAGAGGAAATCTGAACAAAAAAGGGGATCATATTCGATGATTAAAATTCCAGTTGAAAATCTTGGTCTATTTGAACAGTTAGATCGTATAGTCATGGCTTTTTTTAGAAAGCAACAATCTTCAAGTCCTTACGATTTAAATGTCAGTATTACACAAGAACACCTTGACCAGAAAAAGCAGGAGTTAGAACCATTAGGTTATCAAGCTGTCCAACTACCATTAGGAATGGCTTTAGATAACATCATCCAGCAACCTTATTATAAAAACTTAATCATTGGTGGTCTTGCTCCTGAGGAAATAATCGTTAGCAAAGAAGAATTAATGCCTTTGAAAGATATCGTGGATAGCTTTTGTATTATGTACGCTGCAGCGAATAATAGATTGGAAAATAGTAAAGCTTATGAATTAATGAAAGATAAGACGGTTTATTTTATTGGTAAACTATTTACAGATTTTCCGAAGGCCGGTGATGAAATTGCTTATTTAGGAATTGATCGAATAGCGAGCGATGGTACACCATATGAAGCTGTTAAATGCTTTCTAACGAAAGAGAGTGCAGAGAAGTTCAATGGTGAAAAAAGACCTGTCACCCCTGCAAACTTGGCCTATCTAAAATCATTCTGGGGAAAACCAGTCATTATTGAGCCACACCGTAATTATTGGATCGAATTTTTATAGAAAGTATAAAAGAGCGGTAGACATTCAAAAAATCTATCGCTCTTTTTAAAACTAATATATTACATAATTTACGTTATGTAATTTTATAAACTATCCAAGGCATTTTTTTGCTCATCATTAACGATATGCGTATATAAGTCTGTAACTTGGGTGCTAGCATGTCCCAGCTGGTGGCTGACCAAAACCTGTGATTTGGTTGCATCATAGAGACGAGTTGCTAATGTATGGCGTAATTTATGGGGTGTCACGCGGACTTTGAAGTCTTCAGAATACTTGGCGACCATCTTTTCAACACTAGAAGCATCAATCCGGTTTGGAACACCTCGATACAAAGTTAAGAATAGGGCTGTATCAGTCTTTTCTGTCTTGTAACGTTTGTCTCGAATAGCGAGATACTGTTCTAAATAGGGTTTAGCAAAGGCAGCAACATTAACAGAGTCTCGTTTTCCACCTTTTCGAGTGACGTCAATCACCATCATCTTAAGATTGAGGTCACGAAGGTCCAAGTTGACTGCTTCAGAGAGACGGACACCAGAGGCAAGAAGGAGTGCTATAATGGCTAAATCTCGCTCTTTATTCTTATTAAAGGAGGATAAGGCGCGATTTGAGAGGGTTTGCGGGTACTCCTGGTCGATATAGTTAAGAAAACCTTCTGTTTCATCACCCAAAAAGAGTTTTTGCTTGATATTTTCAGCTCGAGCAGCCAAGGTTTCTTTCTTTTTCTTGGTAGCAACCTTCTTCATGACATTGCGGTAGAAATACGGTTCCCCTTGCTCATTTTCAACTTCCTCAGTCAAATACTTATAGAGACTAGACAGTGCAGAAAGGGTACGGTTAATCGTTGTTTGGGAAACCCCGTTTTTTGTCGTATTGGCATTGAGCAGAGGACGTTCACGTAAGTAAAGAATAAAGGATTCCATGTCTTTCTTGGTCATGTGCTCCAGAACGTCTAAGGGGATCTCGGCCATGGTGTCAGCATCCGATATACCAGATTCCAAAACCCAGGTAAAAAATCGATCGTATTCCTTTAAGTATTCGTACAAAGTTGTAAAACTGTAGGGAACGGCCAGTTTCGATTGATAATATTCCAATACATACCAAGGCATGACTTGTTTGAGTTTATCAATCCGTTCTAATAAGATCTCGCGTTTCATGTTTTTCTCCAAATCTTTCTATACTAGTAGTATAGCATAGCCAGATATATTTTTCAAGAAAATTATAGTTTTTCGGAAAGATGTTATAGGGGATTTATAGGACTGTTTTGTTTTCTTTCTATACTCTATGCCTTTTAAAAACAAAACAATCAGCAAATCTCGGGATCTACTGATTGTTTTTCAGCTCTAACTTATTTTTCTACATATCGAAAGGAAATCTTGCTACCACAGAGCCAATTATAGACTCGATCATTGACTTGAACATTCATAGCTTCGTGGGCATATTCTGGCATGACCAAATGCTCTTTTGGACACTCTAATCGATTATAAATGGCAAACTGTGTCACAGGATAACAGACATCATCATCTAACCCAGTAATCAAGTGAACCTGTCCTTTGATGCGATGGGCAAAATTTTTCACATCAATATAGGCTAATGTTTCCATGATTTGGTCTTCCGTTTCATGGAATGGATCATGGAACTTAAAATAACGGAAAAGTTCGTCATAGGCCTCGCTGGTGTTTCCAATCTCTAACACCCGTCTGAAATCTGATAAGAATGGATAAATGGCTACCGTTCGTTGGATTCGGGGATTCAATCCGGCAGCTACTAGGGCCAAGGCACCACCTTGAGAGGCTCCATAGCTGGCGAATTTGCTGTCATCTACTTGAGGAAAGCTAGCTACAATTTCGATTAACTGGTAAAGATCTAAGTAGACATCCTTATAAAATAGCTCATCTGGACCTTCCACAGCTCCGCGGATAATCTGTCCTTTTACAGTATTTCCAAGTGGTGATCGCTCTCCGTCTGTTGAATAACCGGATTGACCTCTTACGTCCATAGACACAACTCCATAGCCAGATACTGTATAAGCCAGCATGTCTGTCCAATCCCAACAACGGCCCATATAGCCATGAAAATGGAAAATAACGGGAACTTTTTGATCCGTTTTTGGGAGAACAACCCGCGCATAAACAAGTCCATCTCGTGTTCCTTTAAAGGTTAATTCATAACAAATCACATTTGGAATGCTGAAATCTCGTTCTTCGAGCTTGTATTCAGGGAGTTCAGTCATCTTTGCTAGGGCTTGATCCCAAAAAGTATCAAAATCTGCTGGAACGTCATCTCGTCCCTTATAATCTTTTATTGTTTCTAATAATTTGGGATCTTTCATAAAATCCTCCTTAAGTATGTGTAATCGCTACCAAAAATGTACCATATTTACCTAAGGATTGCAAGAGACAAATAAAAATTACATAACCGAAATTATGTAATTTTCTATAGATTCAAAAATAGACTTAATTGTTTCACTAGATCTGGATTAGTGGGTAAAGCTGAATGATGAGCCTTACGACCATTTAAATTCACTTCTGTATAGGTTTGATTGTCAAAAATAGATTTTGCTGCTTGGGCACTAGAGAGAGGCACGATGCCGTCTGATTTTCCAGCAAAGCTACCGACAAAGTTAAGGACCTCTACTTCTTTATCTAATCGATGCTTCCATTTTTGAAAATCGTCATACATTTCTTGATTGAATTGGTAAGGACTACCAATAATAGCGAGCTTCCTTACGGTCAGTTTTTTCTTTTCTAAAAAGCCACTTTCCAATAAACCAGTCAAAACTAGTCCACCATTGGAGTGCCCAACTGCCTTGAACTCTGTAAAATAATAGTGATCAAGAAGATAGGTTAGAGCAATCTTAAGGGATTCGATTTGCTGCTTGATATTGCTGTAGCCGTCTCGATTGTTCTCGAAGCCAATCACAATCATCGGATTCGGCTCTTTCGTATTCAATCTTCCTTCCATCTCTATAGAATCATCTTTGTTGACTTTTATTTTTAAGAGACTCTGTTTTTTTCTAGAAAATCGATGGAGCATGCGGATGGTTCCATTGAATCGCTGGATACTGGCTGAACTCCCAGGTACAAGGATGATTGGTCTGATCGGTGGTTTCTTTGACCCTTTAGGAAATTCAAAGGGCTTTCTGTGAGAAGAAAACAGTCTTACAAAGAAACGAATGACTTGTTGAAATAGTTTATTTAACATGTTTCCTCTAGTAGTAGTTTCTAAAAGAACCCAGAACAGTGTGTTCCAGGCCCTTATTAGAAACGATTATTTCCGTTTTTTCTTATTTTTGCGCATTTGTTTGGCCATCTTATTCATAGCTCGTTTCATCATAAATTCACCAGCTTTTCCTTTGAGGCCACCGCCAAACATTTGGCTCATATCAGGCATTCCAGCGCCTCCGCCAAGAGCTGACAAGTCAGGCATGCCACCTTGTCCCATCATGCCTTCGAGGGCAGACATATCAGGCATTCCACCAGGCATATTCTTCGGCATGTTATTTGGATTGAGCCCCATTTGTTTCATCATCTTGTTCATATCGCCAGAGAGGACGCCTTGCATCATCTGTTTGGCTTGGTTAAAGTCCTTGATGAATTTATTGACTTCGACAAAGCTATTTCCTGAACCAGCAGCAATCCGACGACGACGGCTTGGATTTAATAAATCTGGATTTTCGCGTTCAGCTGGGGTCATGGATGATACAATTGCACGTTTGCGAGCAATTTCTCGTTCATCGACCTTGAGGTTCTTCATAGCTGGGTTGTTGGCCATACCTGGAAGCATCTTGAGCAGGTCTTCCATTGGTCCCATATTTTGAACTTGGTCTAATTGATCAATGAAATCGTTGAAATCGAAGGTGTTTTCCCGCATCTTTTCAGCGAGTTCAAGAGAGCGTTTCTCATCGTATTCTTGAGAAGCCTTCTCGATCAGCGTCAGCATATCCCCCATACCGAGGATCCGACCAGACATACGGTCTGGGTGGAAGGTTTCGATATCAGTGATTTTTTCACCAGTACCAGTGAACTTGATTGGCTTCCCAGTAATCTGACGGACAGAAAGGGCCGCACCACCACGGGTATCCCCATCGATCTTGGTCAAGATCACACCAGTTACTTCGAGTTGTTCATTGAACTCACGCGCCACATTGGCTGCTTCTTGACCGATCATGGCATCCACAACCAAGAGGATTTCATTTGGTTCAGCAAGGGCTTTAACATCCCGCAACTCACCCATGAGTTTTTCATCGATTTGCAGACGACCAGCCGTATCGATCAAGACATAGTCATTGTGGTTGGCTCTCGCCTGCTCCAAACCTTGGCGAACGATCTCTACTGCAGGGACCTCTGTACCAAGTGAGAAGACAGGAACATTGATCTGTTGACCAAGTGTCTTCAACTGGTCGATGGCTGCCGGACGATAGATATCGGCCGCAATCATCAAAGGACGTGCGTTCTCTTCCTTGACCAATTTGTTGGCCAATTTACCCGCAAAGGTTGTTTTACCAGCCCCTTGAAGACCGACCATCATGATAATGGTCGGAATCTTAGGAGATTTGATAATTTCTGCTGTTTCTGAACCCAAAATCGCTGTCAATTCTTCATCAACAATCTTCACGATTTGTTGGGCAGGGTTCAAGGTTTCGATGACTTCATGACCTACAGCCCGCTCGCGGACCCGTTTGATGAAGTCTTTTACAACAGGAAGGGCAACGTCGGCCTCTAAGAGGGCTAGACGAATCTCTTTGGTTGCCTCTTGGACATCCGCTTCAGAGATTTTCCCTTTCTTGCGAAGATTTTTAAAGACGTTTTGTAAACGTTCGGTTAAACTTTCAAATGCCATTATTTTCTCCTATTTTTTCAATTCAGTGGAAATCGTCCGAAATGTTGCAAACATTCTAGTTCTTCGGGTGTGACTTCTTTCATGATTTCATTTGGATATCCCCAACAGCTAAAACCTATTTGCATAGCTTTGGAGATATCATTGGGCGAGATAATCTGTAGTCGAGTAGGAAATACTTCCTCTGCGACTAATAGTTTGCAAGGTATCCCTTGATAAATGACGAGACTGCCCATAATCACTCCCGATTGTCAATGCTTGATAAAATTTCAACCTGCTCTTGTAGAAAAGTATCTTCCGGATAGCGTTCTAAAATCTGATCAAAAATCTGGCTGCGTACAATGTAATCGGAATACATATGGAGTTTCATTTCGTAATCTTCCAAAATCTTTTCTGTACGTTTAATATTGTCATAGACCGCTTGACGGCTCACTCCAAACTCTTCTGCAATCTCAGCCAAGCTGTAGTCATCTGCGTAGTAGAGCTCGATGTAGTTCATCTGCTTGTCCGTCAAGAGCGCTGCATAAAACTCAAAGAGCGCATTCATTCGGTTGGTTTTCTCAATTTCCATACCTTTCATTATATCAAAAAAGCCCGCTAAAGACTAGCGGGACTTGATGCTTTTTGAGCTTGAAATGAGAGGATCCATCATTAAAGTTTCAGTGCCAACATATTGACCGTCATCCCTGCTGCAGTTCCCATCAAGAAGATGGTATCTCCTTCCTTCACATATCCATGATCCAGTGCATAGGCTAGGCCGAAAGGTACGGCTACCGAAACCATATTTCCATAATCACTGACAATATTGAGGTACTTGTCTTTGCTGACGCCCAATTTGTCCATGACAAGTGGTAAGGCCCGGCTTGCTTGGTGAGGAATAATATAGTCTACAGCATCTTTAGAAACGCCTGATTTCTCTTCGAATTCTTGGAACATTTCTGGAATAACACGGGCAGAAAGCAAAAGGATTTTCTTCCCTTTCATGTCAAACATGAAATCAGTCTTGGTTGCTTCAGAGTACAATTTTGGATGATACGCTGTCAAACCACCACGAATTTCGGTATCATGAGCTCCCTCTGACCAGGTACGTTGCATGCTGGCAATGATTCCTTTATCTTCCTTTGTTGCTTCAAAGATAAAGGCTGCAGCGCCATCGCTAAACAGTTCAAAGCTTTCTTTTTGTTTGGGATTAAGCCCTAGGCTCCCTACTTCACTAGATACAATCAGAACCCGACGGTATTCACCACCTTCAATCAGATAAGAAACAGTGCTTAAAGCTGATACAAAACTGGTACAGGTGGTATTGATATCCATAGCAGGAATCGTCAGTCCCTTGGCTACGCGCTCATGGATCAGAGCAGCTGTACAAGGAATGGGCTGAACGCCAACCGCACTAGCCGAAACCAGGCAGTCGATGTCTGCCATTTCAAGCCCCGCATGGTTTAAAGCCACTTCAATCGCACGAGCTGCAAGATCAATCTGTGTTTCTTCTCCTTCTTTCACGCGGTAACGAGTCTGGTCTTTGAAAGTTACGGTATGAGCTGGAAGCGCTGTTCCATAGCCTTTAATTTGCAAATGTCTTTTTACGGTAGTCATAGGATTCTCCTTTTATTGAAGTCGTTGAACACGTTTTAATTTACGTGTTGGGTCCCATTGATAATCGATAAATTGAATACTTGGGAGAATGAATTGTTTTTGCTGAGCTAAGAGTTCAAATTGAGCAAAGATTGCTTGCTCCATAGACTCTGTCCGGTGACTCAAGGCAATGGTAATGGATCCATCTGCCAACTGAGTCACTTGATAGTCCTGAATATTTTCGACAAAGAGAATGCACCGTCGAATAAAATCCGGATAGATCATCTGGCTACTGCCATCTTCTTTTTTGAAATGAAAGATATCATCTGATCGTCCTTCGATCTTTGCGATTCGAGTAAAGACGGAACCACAAGGGCAAGGAGATTTTTCTTCTACCAAAATATCATTGAGGCGGTAGCGATAGATCGGTTGACTGGTTCGTTTGAAATCCGTAATAATCGGATAAAAGCGGCTATCATCTAGGTACTCTTTTTCGACATTCAAAATATCTTCGTTAAGATGTAGATTGCCTTCTGAACAGGTACAAGCTAAAAATCCCTCTGTCGCTTGGTAGACCTGATCAACCGTGTCTAGTTGAAAGGCTTTGGCGATTGTCTCAGCATCTCGTTCCTCTAGGATTTCTGCGACAGAGACAACCTTGACGGGTTGGATCGCAAGTTGCTGATTGCTGACATAGTTAGCTAACTCAATCAAGGTCGAAGCTGGTGCGACCACAATGGTTGGTTGATAGTCTTTGAGTCGCTCTAAATGCTCCTTGCTATCCTTGAAAATATCAAAATATTCCAAGCGAATCAGGCCTGAATTAATGGTTTGATAGAGTTCATTGTCCGCTCGTAAGAAAAAGGCAATGCGATGACCAAACAGTTTTCCTTTCGGTAGCATCTTGGCTAGAATCGCTGCAGCCCACATACTTCTTTCTTTTTCTGTGGTGACAAAAACCCCTCGGTGACCGGAGGTTCCAGAAGACAAACCTACTGCTACTTCTCCATTCATCTCAGTAAAATCTCGTGTCTGTTCTCCGCGAATTGCCATCTCTAAAGCCTGATCTCGATCCACCCCTAGGGTATTGAGCTCATTGAAATGTGTCATCATGAAGGTTTTATCCATGGTTCCAAAGAATTCGGGAGAATGGGTTTGAAAATAGGGAGACTGAGAAGTGATAAAAGCATGGTAGCGCGCCAATTGCTTATCTTGATATCGCTTCAAGGCCTCTTTTGAACGGAATCGATGGCACCATCTGGTTTCAATAAAGGTTTTCAGAAAGACTATTTTTTTCATTTAAAATCCTTTCAATCCGATCTTGCGGGTCGTGGCTGACCACAACTTGAATGCCATCTTGCAAGAGTGTTTCCAGCAAATCAGCTCCTTTTAAATAAGCCTTCTTATCATCCTGAACCAAGGAAGGAATGAGACGCATTTGCCGTGTGAAAGGCAAGAGGTCTACTCCCCAAGAAAGATCTGCTCCGATGAAGAGTTTGAGCTCATCCAGATAAAGACAACCTTGCCCTCTCGCATGTCCATCGATAGACGATACAAGAATGCTCCCATCACCAAAAAGATCCGCAGTCGGGCGATAGGGGAAAGCAGGATGCCTTTGATCTGCTTTGAGACAAGTCACCCGATCTTTGAAATCAGCTGGCAAAAACTCTTTAAAAATTAGATCCTTAAATTTTGGTTTTTGGTACACCTCATAGACTTCCTGACTGACAAAGAAATGAGCATTTGGAAAAAGGGTTGCTCCACCGAGATGATCCGGGTGCAGATGCGAAAGAATGACATAGGAAATGGCTGCTGGATTAATTCCGCGCTCTTGCAATAAATAATCGATCTGGTCTTCTTTTTTCATCTGCATTGGGGTGGCTAGACGGTACCAGAAATACCGAGCTTTTTTCTTAATCTCGTAGTGATAGCCGGTATCGTACAAAATATAGCCTTTTTCACGATGATGAATCAAAAAGACACCTGCCGGAAATTGCATTTTTTCATTTGGAATTCCTTTAAATAAGAGACCAGAATGACTGCTACAATAGCCTGCTGGAAAATAATCAATGCGCTTGATCATGTTGGACATAGTTGTCAATCCCTTCTTCAATAGTCATTTTTGGATAGTAGCCAAGTTCGGTTTGGGCCTTTTGAATATCGAGGGTTTGGCTATATCGAAGGAGATAATAGGTATAGCGAGTCAATGGAGGTTCAGCTTTCAGATGGAATAATCGATACACTCCTTCAAGGCTATAGGCCGCACCTGCTACAAGACCTGCCGGAATTTTCCGATAGCGAATCGGTTCTCCCAATCCCTTTAATGTTGTTTCGATCAAATACTTAAAGGTCTTTGGTTCCCCATTTGTAATATTATAAACCTGCCCGTGTGCTTCTTTTGATTCCAAAGCCAAGCCAATGGCTAGGGCAACATTTTCCACACAG of Streptococcus sp. S5 contains these proteins:
- a CDS encoding lipoate--protein ligase, whose product is MKYIINYSNDTAFNIALEEYAFKHLLDEDQIFLLWINKPSIIVGRHQNTIEEINRDYVREHGIEVVRRISGGGAVYHDLNNLNYTIISKEDENKAFDFKSFSTPVINTLAQLGVKAEFTGRNDLEIDGKKFCGNAQAYINGRIMHHGCLLFDVDLSVLANALKVSKDKFESKGVKSVRARVTNIIDELPEKITVEEFRDLLLDYMKKEYPEMTEYVFSDEELAEINRIKETKFGTWDWNYGKSPEYNVRRGTKFPSGKVEIFANVIESKIQDIKIYGDFFGIEDVAAVEDVLRGVKYEREDVLKALQTINLGRYFAGITAEEIAEAVVE
- the xerS gene encoding tyrosine recombinase XerS, with protein sequence MKREILLERIDKLKQVMPWYVLEYYQSKLAVPYSFTTLYEYLKEYDRFFTWVLESGISDADTMAEIPLDVLEHMTKKDMESFILYLRERPLLNANTTKNGVSQTTINRTLSALSSLYKYLTEEVENEQGEPYFYRNVMKKVATKKKKETLAARAENIKQKLFLGDETEGFLNYIDQEYPQTLSNRALSSFNKNKERDLAIIALLLASGVRLSEAVNLDLRDLNLKMMVIDVTRKGGKRDSVNVAAFAKPYLEQYLAIRDKRYKTEKTDTALFLTLYRGVPNRIDASSVEKMVAKYSEDFKVRVTPHKLRHTLATRLYDATKSQVLVSHQLGHASTQVTDLYTHIVNDEQKNALDSL
- a CDS encoding acetylxylan esterase, encoding MKDPKLLETIKDYKGRDDVPADFDTFWDQALAKMTELPEYKLEERDFSIPNVICYELTFKGTRDGLVYARVVLPKTDQKVPVIFHFHGYMGRCWDWTDMLAYTVSGYGVVSMDVRGQSGYSTDGERSPLGNTVKGQIIRGAVEGPDELFYKDVYLDLYQLIEIVASFPQVDDSKFASYGASQGGALALVAAGLNPRIQRTVAIYPFLSDFRRVLEIGNTSEAYDELFRYFKFHDPFHETEDQIMETLAYIDVKNFAHRIKGQVHLITGLDDDVCYPVTQFAIYNRLECPKEHLVMPEYAHEAMNVQVNDRVYNWLCGSKISFRYVEK
- a CDS encoding alpha/beta hydrolase, which translates into the protein MLNKLFQQVIRFFVRLFSSHRKPFEFPKGSKKPPIRPIILVPGSSASIQRFNGTIRMLHRFSRKKQSLLKIKVNKDDSIEMEGRLNTKEPNPMIVIGFENNRDGYSNIKQQIESLKIALTYLLDHYYFTEFKAVGHSNGGLVLTGLLESGFLEKKKLTVRKLAIIGSPYQFNQEMYDDFQKWKHRLDKEVEVLNFVGSFAGKSDGIVPLSSAQAAKSIFDNQTYTEVNLNGRKAHHSALPTNPDLVKQLSLFLNL
- the ffh gene encoding signal recognition particle protein, coding for MAFESLTERLQNVFKNLRKKGKISEADVQEATKEIRLALLEADVALPVVKDFIKRVRERAVGHEVIETLNPAQQIVKIVDEELTAILGSETAEIIKSPKIPTIIMMVGLQGAGKTTFAGKLANKLVKEENARPLMIAADIYRPAAIDQLKTLGQQINVPVFSLGTEVPAVEIVRQGLEQARANHNDYVLIDTAGRLQIDEKLMGELRDVKALAEPNEILLVVDAMIGQEAANVAREFNEQLEVTGVILTKIDGDTRGGAALSVRQITGKPIKFTGTGEKITDIETFHPDRMSGRILGMGDMLTLIEKASQEYDEKRSLELAEKMRENTFDFNDFIDQLDQVQNMGPMEDLLKMLPGMANNPAMKNLKVDEREIARKRAIVSSMTPAERENPDLLNPSRRRRIAAGSGNSFVEVNKFIKDFNQAKQMMQGVLSGDMNKMMKQMGLNPNNMPKNMPGGMPDMSALEGMMGQGGMPDLSALGGGAGMPDMSQMFGGGLKGKAGEFMMKRAMNKMAKQMRKNKKKRK
- a CDS encoding putative DNA-binding protein → MEIEKTNRMNALFEFYAALLTDKQMNYIELYYADDYSLAEIAEEFGVSRQAVYDNIKRTEKILEDYEMKLHMYSDYIVRSQIFDQILERYPEDTFLQEQVEILSSIDNRE
- a CDS encoding 3-oxoacyl-[acyl-carrier-protein] synthase III C-terminal domain-containing protein encodes the protein MTTVKRHLQIKGYGTALPAHTVTFKDQTRYRVKEGEETQIDLAARAIEVALNHAGLEMADIDCLVSASAVGVQPIPCTAALIHERVAKGLTIPAMDINTTCTSFVSALSTVSYLIEGGEYRRVLIVSSEVGSLGLNPKQKESFELFSDGAAAFIFEATKEDKGIIASMQRTWSEGAHDTEIRGGLTAYHPKLYSEATKTDFMFDMKGKKILLLSARVIPEMFQEFEEKSGVSKDAVDYIIPHQASRALPLVMDKLGVSKDKYLNIVSDYGNMVSVAVPFGLAYALDHGYVKEGDTIFLMGTAAGMTVNMLALKL
- a CDS encoding F390 synthetase-related protein gives rise to the protein MKKIVFLKTFIETRWCHRFRSKEALKRYQDKQLARYHAFITSQSPYFQTHSPEFFGTMDKTFMMTHFNELNTLGVDRDQALEMAIRGEQTRDFTEMNGEVAVGLSSGTSGHRGVFVTTEKERSMWAAAILAKMLPKGKLFGHRIAFFLRADNELYQTINSGLIRLEYFDIFKDSKEHLERLKDYQPTIVVAPASTLIELANYVSNQQLAIQPVKVVSVAEILEERDAETIAKAFQLDTVDQVYQATEGFLACTCSEGNLHLNEDILNVEKEYLDDSRFYPIITDFKRTSQPIYRYRLNDILVEEKSPCPCGSVFTRIAKIEGRSDDIFHFKKEDGSSQMIYPDFIRRCILFVENIQDYQVTQLADGSITIALSHRTESMEQAIFAQFELLAQQKQFILPSIQFIDYQWDPTRKLKRVQRLQ
- a CDS encoding MBL fold metallo-hydrolase; the protein is MSNMIKRIDYFPAGYCSSHSGLLFKGIPNEKMQFPAGVFLIHHREKGYILYDTGYHYEIKKKARYFWYRLATPMQMKKEDQIDYLLQERGINPAAISYVILSHLHPDHLGGATLFPNAHFFVSQEVYEVYQKPKFKDLIFKEFLPADFKDRVTCLKADQRHPAFPYRPTADLFGDGSILVSSIDGHARGQGCLYLDELKLFIGADLSWGVDLLPFTRQMRLIPSLVQDDKKAYLKGADLLETLLQDGIQVVVSHDPQDRIERILNEKNSLSENLY